From Hydra vulgaris chromosome 15, alternate assembly HydraT2T_AEP, one genomic window encodes:
- the LOC100212732 gene encoding NFX1-type zinc finger-containing protein 1 isoform X2, whose translation MNNNNNNRGSRNNDRRRRGRNGAQNIGPQHGNLQNNEHQKLSEPGQQELNKYRLGLKIFQEWLTFDAEKLLHTLNAERAFQAMLDSKEVKEEWIPTVIKILSIAVDSKLSRQLLQNFLKTLSQSLFFRAIVGSFIVKLLTSSNFISIADSKLCITNLLVIFRTMLKTVPNACDNILPIIINIDYLSKERKGELLMCDESRCLLMELNEIKDELHVNLKQEYDKSSSDNIYDMGPAPNDFRTISIFPTALDINPENDIYLRQNKIKGGYENVDHYLDVQFRLMREDFVAPLREGIKKFHEQLYLRKPGHLNNLQVYTNVNILFPVCTANKGLTYRIRFDNKKLKHVRWEVSRRLIFGSLVCLSQDNFKTILFATVSDRNTKFIKKGELELKFEQGVDQNKVSEISADQIFLMAETSAYFEAYRHVLVGLQEMQNENFPFERYIVLANNNILPPRYLLRNVVENGIFDLRPVVDVKSVLTNQDSSDSDEDLGSSDDNILLGAYITKDKSKYSDTAENVAKAVQILNSPSWPDAATLNLDPSQYRALKAALSREFSIIQGPPGTGKTYIGLKVVKALLHNSNSWCRDPVTTDVEPRPILLVCYTNHALDQFLEGVSKFLNNGIVRVGGRSQCKALEPFLLKNLRNNSRSSRKVPIEIFRSRIQARSELDGLETKINDIREQLEATQRGVIHEDTLSVFIDNNHIESLQFGYFIYQAQKDVNGWSTVNSKHSMIIEWLGLENMMEEDHNKIERGIGQLKLEDEDGLTIDDEVQNEIENRQLDLEDFNDLKERAKNFKKELNINKYLAMNIENLDKDVDTINSFIPVKSSKRKLKQRLKLLLHGGAAMTSNEANAVNDVWALATEDRWKLYRYWVNLYQNYLKLNVSNLEVQYQKTSNIVEEMLQLEDLNIMRKAKVIGMTTTAAAKYRSVLRELRSKILVVEEAAEVLESHIVTTIPNSCDHIILIGDHKQLRPSPNVYKLAKKYNLEISLFERMVNNNVPCETLQEQHRMRPQISNLMLNIYPELKDHSSVLMYESIKGVQSNIFFITHNFPEESDIEIKSKSNDHEAKYVAALCKYLMLQGYKPDQITILTPYTGQLIKLKKYMPKEKYDGVRVTAVDNFQGEENEIILLSLVRSNNEGKIGFLGEDNRVCVALSRAKKGFYVIGNIDFLAKYSALWKKIKISLEKVNCIGPALQLCCQNHSSDPGIQASKSEDFLNAPEGGCQKPCEARLVCGHVCTLACHAYDKEHKKYKCQKTCNRIICDLGHFCKKACYLECGNCTVLLPKKLPKCGHTQDVPCSQTPSSFICLARPCNYKLNCGHDCLNACGENHTKQCKASVFYYFKECNHTGKVECYEKLINPSCKTKCLDILDCEHKCNGNCSTCFHGFIHEACSNKCSRILVCGHECLSPCAKNCPPCERKCQNQCVHSRCQLRCGLPCNPCREPCGWSCPHYKCSRLCYEPCDRPRCNRKCRQQLKCGHPCIGLCGESCPDKCRYCDREYVQEIFFGTEDNPDACFVQLEDCRHIFEVTGLDQWMDQEDSEITMKKCPKCNVVIRRNLRYGKVIKKILNDIETVKKRFVGEPKAIKENLDIVLENIENLYADMAECSLLGVNEANVDRIKLILKECKVITEVNGYNYLVSFLSRLCKIWKGLSKDKSLQDLKDCMELKDKIKRVCQWLLNLPKLTHQQIVETDREIKKIFLTQRYLQTNEKLKSIKNNLSNNLLQCIQKVENYIFSKKPLRNAEVLYAEVKKLMKEIERLFPKSSLGVSEEEKSMIIRAMDLKQGHWFKCPNGHIYCIGECGGAMEEAKCPECGAGIGGTSHHLRDDNLLAGEMDGARFSAWSEEANMMANFRFDD comes from the exons CGCAAAATATTGGTCCCCAGCATggcaatttacaaaataatgaacaTCAAAAATTGTCAGAACCTGGTCaacaagaattaaataaatataggcttggtttaaaaatttttcaggaATGGTTAACATTTGATGCAGAAAAATTACTCCATACATTAAATGCAGAAAGGGCTTTTCAAGCTATGTTAGATAGCAAGGAAGTAAAAGAAGAATGGATACCaactgttataaaaattttatccaTTGCTGTTGATAGTAAATTATCGCGTCAactattacaaaattttctgaAAACCCTTAGCCAGTCCTTATTTTTTCGAGCTATTGTTGGTTCATTCATAGTAAAGTTATTAACCAGCAGTAATTTTATCAGCATTGCAGATAGTAAACTGTGCATCACAAATTTGCTAGTCATTTTTAGAACTATGTTAAAAACAGTGCCTAATGCATGTGACAATATTTTGCCAATCATTATAAACATAGACTATCTTTCCAAAGAAAGAAAAGGAGAGTTACTGATGTGTGATGAATCAAGATGCTTGTTAATGGAGTTAAACGAAATTAAAGATGAGCTTCATGTCAACTTGAAACAAGAATATGATAAAAGTAGTAGTGATAATATTTATGATATGGGTCCAGCCCCTAATGACTTTCGGACGATTTCAATATTTCCAACAGCTCTAGACATTAATCctgaaaatgatatttatttgcgACAAAATAAGATAAAAGGTGGATATGAGAATGTTGATCATTATTTAGATGTTCAATTTCGCCTTATGCGAGAGGATTTTGTTGCCCCGCTTCGAGAAGGAATTAAAAAGTTCCATGAGcaactttatttaagaaaacctggccatttaaataatttacaagtttacACTAATGTAAATATTCTTTTTCCCGTTTGTACTGCTAATAAAGGATTAACATACAGAATCagatttgataataaaaaactaaaacatgttCGCTGGGAGGTGTCGCGTCGATTAATTTTTGGATCTCTAGTATGTCTATCACAAGATAACTTTAAGACAATCCTTTTTGCTACAGTTTCCGACAGaaatacaaagtttattaaaaaaggagaATTGGAACTTAAATTTGAGCAGGGTGTTGACCAAAATAAAGTGTCAGAAATATCTGCTGACCAGATTTTTTTGATGGCTGAAACAAGTGCATATTTTGAGGCTTATCGCCATGTTTTAGTAGGTTTACAAGAGATGCAAAATGAAAACTTTCCATTTGAACGTTATATTGTGCTTGCAAATAACAACATCTTACCTCCAAGATACTTACTGCGAAATGTAGTTGAAAATGGTATTTTTGATTTAAGACCTGTTGTTGATGTAAAATCAGTGTTAACAAATCAAGATTCAAGTGATAGTGATGAAGATCTAGGAAGTAGCGATGACAATATTTTGCTGGGTGCATATATAACAAAAGATAAATCTAAATACAGTGATACAGCTGAAAATGTAGCTAAAGCTGTTCAAATTTTGAATAGCCCATCTTGGCCTGATGCTGCTACATTAAATCTGGATCCATCTCAGTATAGAGCACTAAAAGCAGCTCTTTCTAGGGAGTTTTCAATTATCCAAGGTCCTCCTGGTACTGGTAAAACATATATTGGTCTAAAAGTAGTAAAAGCTTTATTACACAATTCTAATTCTTGGTGCAGAGATCCTGTGACTACAGATGTTGAACCACGACCTATTTTGTTAGTTTGTTATACAAATCATGCTTTGGATCAATTTTTAGAGGGtgtgtcaaaatttttaaataatgggaTTGTGCGTGTTGGAGGGAGAAGTCAATGTAAAGCACTGGAaccatttttacttaaaaatttacgAAATAACAGTCGAAGCTCAAGAAAAGTTCCTATTGAAATTTTTCGAAGTCGAATACAAGCTAGATCTGAATTAGATGGTTTAGAGACTAAAATTAATGACATAAGAGAACAGTTGGAAGCTACTCAAAGAGGGGTCATACATGAAGACACTTTATCAGTTTTCATTGATAACAATCATATTGAAAGTCTTCAATTTGGGTACTTTATTTATCAGGCTCAGAAAGATGTTAATGGGTGGTCAACTGTCAACTCAAAGCATTCTATGATTATTGAATGGCTTGGCTTAGAAAATATGATGGAAGAAGACCATAACAAAATTGAACGTGGAATTGGTCAACTTAAATTGGAAGATGAAGATGGTTTAACAATTGATGATGAAGTGCAGAATGAGATTGAAAATCGACAATTAGATTTAGAAGATTTTAATGACTTAAAGGAAAGagctaaaaatttcaaaaaagagttgaatataaacaaatatttggcAATGAATATTGAAAATCTTGATAAAGATGTTGATACAATAAACAGTTTTATACCAGTTAAAAGttctaaaagaaaacttaaGCAAAGGTTGAAACTTTTACTGCATGGTGGTGCTGCAATGACTTCAAATGAAGCTAATGCTGTAAATGATGTTTGGGCTTTAGCAACTGAAGACCGTTGGAAGTTATATCGTTATTGGGTAAATTTGTATCAAAATTATCTTAAGCTTAATGTCAGTAATTTAGAAGTTCAGTATCAAAAAACATCCAATATTGTTGAAGAAATGCTGCAATTAGAGGATCTTAATATTATGCGTAAAGCAAAAGTTATTGGCATGACAACTACTGCTGCTGCAAAATATAGGAGTGTTTTGCGAGAATTAAGATCAAAAATCCTGGTTGTTGAAGAAGCTGCTGAAGTACTAGAATCACACATTGTTACTACAATACCGAACTCTTGTGATCATATTATACTAATAGGTGATCACAAACAGTTGCGACCAAGTCCAAATGTATACAAGCTTGCAAAGAAGTATAATCTTGAAATTTCATTGTTTGAGAGAATGGTTAATAACAATGTACCTTGTGAAACACTGCAAGAACAACATCGCATGCGCCCTCAAATATCAAATCTTATGCTTAATATATATCCTGAACTGAAAGATCACAGTTCTGTTTTGATGTACGAAAGCATTAAAG gtGTAcaatctaacattttttttataacacacAATTTTCCGGAAGAAAGCGACATTGAAATAAAGAGCAAAAGTAATGATCATGAAGCTAAATATGTTGCTGCATTATGTAAATATCTAATGTTGCAAGGCTATAAACCTGATCAGATTACAATATTGACTCCATATACTGGCCAGCtgataaagctaaaaaaatacaTGCCCAAAGAAAAATATGACGGTGTTCGAGTAACAGCTGTTGATAACTTTCAGGGTGAAGAAAATGAAATTATTCTTTTATCTCTTGTGCGCAGTAATAATGAAGGCAAAATCGGATTTCTTGGTGAAGATAATAGAGTTTGTGTTGCTTTATCACGGGCTAAAAAGGGGTTTTACGTAATTGGGAACATAGATTTTCTTGCTAAATACAGTGCAttgtggaaaaaaattaaaataagtttagagAAAGTTAACTGTATTGGTCCTGCTCTGCAGCTTTGCTGCCAAAATCATAGTTCTGATCCAGGTATACAAGCTTCTAAATCTGAAGATTTTTTGAATGCTCCTGAGGGTGGTTGTCAAAAACCGTGTGAAGCCAGATTAGTGTGTGGCCATGTTTGCACACTTGCTTGTCATGCCTATGACAAGGAgcacaaaaaatacaaatgccAAAAAACATGCAACAGAATAATATGTGATCTTggacatttttgtaaaaaagcatGTTATCTTGAATGTGGCAATTGTACAGTGTTGCTGccaaaaaaactaccaaaatGTGGACATACACAAGATGTTCCATGTTCACAAACTCCCAGTTCTTTCATATGTTTGGCTCGCCCATGTAATTATAAACTGAATTGTGGACATGATTGCTTAAATGCTTGTGGTGAAAATCACACAAAACAATGCAAAGCtagtgttttttattatttcaaagaaTGTAACCATACTGGAAAGGTGGAGTGTTATGAGAAATTAATCAATCCATCTTGTAAAACAAAGTGTCTTGATATACTTGATTGTGAACATAAGTGCAATGGTAATTGTTCCACTTGTTTTCATGGTTTTATTCATGAAGCGTGTTCTAATAAATGCAGCCGAATTTTGGTATGTGGACATGAATGTTTAAGTCCATGTGCTAAGAATTGTCCTCCCTGTGAACGTAAGTGTCAAAACCAATGTGTTCATAGTCGTTGCCAATTAAGGTGTGGATTACCATGCAATCCATGTAGAGAACCTTGTGGGTGGAGCTGCCCTCATTACAAATGTTCTAGGTTATGTTATGAACCTTGCGACCGCCCTCGCTGCAATAGGAAATGTAGGCAACAATTAAAGTGTGGTCATCCATGTATTGGCCTTTGCGGTGAGTCTTGTCCTGATAAGTGTCGCTACTGTGATAGAGAGTATGtgcaagaaatattttttggaacAGAAGATAATCCAGATGCTTGTTTTGTTCAATTGGAAGATTGCAGGCACATTTTTGAAGTTACTGGTTTAGATCAGTGGATGGATCAAGAAGATAGtgaaataacaatgaaaaaatgtCCTAAATGTAATGTAGTCATTCGGCGAAATTTAAGATATggaaaagtcattaaaaaaatacttaatgacatTGAAACTGTTAAAAAACGGTTTGTAGGTGAACCCAAAgctataaaagaaaatttagataTTGTActagaaaacattgaaaatttatatgctGACATGGCAGAATGCAGTTTGCTAGGAGTCAATGAAGCCAATGTTGAtagaattaaattaattttaaaagaatgtaaaGTTATAACAGAAGTTAATGGATACAattatttagtttcatttttaagccGTCTATGCAAAATATGGAAAGGTTTATCTAAGGATAAAAGTTTACAAGATTTGAAAGATTGTATGGAGttgaaagataaaataaaaagagtttgtCAGTGGCTGTTAAATCTTCCAAAGCTTACACATCAACAAATTGTGGAGACAGATagagagattaaaaaaatttttttaacgcaGAGGTATCTTCAGAcaaatgaaaaattgaaaagtattaaaaacaatcTTTCTAATAACTTGTTGCAATGTatacaaaaagttgaaaattatattttttcaaaaaaaccattaaGAAACGCTGAAGTTTTATATGCAGAAGTTAAAAAGCTTATGAAAGAAATCGAAAGATTGTTTCCAAAGTCAAGTCTTGGTGTTTCTGAGGAAGAAAAAAGTATGATTATTCGTGCAATGGATTTGAAACAAGGACACTGGTTTAAATGTCCAAATG GACATATTTATTGCATTGGAGAATGTGGAGGAGCAATGGAAGAAGCTAAATGTCCAGAATGTGGGGCTGGCATTGGCGGTACTAGTCATCATTTAAGAGACGATAATTTGTTAGCTGGAGAAATGGATGGCGCGCGGTTTTCGGCTTGGTCCGAAGAAGCCAATATGATGGCAAACTTTCGTTTTGatgattga